Below is a genomic region from candidate division KSB1 bacterium.
CTCCGATAGCCACAATTAAGGACTTTCTAATCGTGAAAATGCTTTTTTGAAAAAAAATAGGTGCTATTTTTTATGTAAAAATTGCCAATTCTTCAAAATCAGAATTCATGGATGATTTAAATGATGAAAACTATCAAATCTTCGGTCATCGTTTCCGAGGATTCCAAAGTCGCTACTCAACTGACGGATATTCTTTTGAAGCATGATTATACCGTTACAATTGAGAAGTCGATCCTAAAATTTATCTGCAATATTTTGGATAAAGAAATAAATCTCCTGATCCTAGATATGGATGTACCAAAAACCTTTAATTTAGATTCGATCGAGATCATCAGGAAAATACGTCCCAGACTTCCAATTATTGTGGTTATGGCAGATACCTCCCTCGATGCATTGAAAACTATGGTACAAAAAGGAGTCTTTTATACCGCCATTAAGCCAGTGCAGTCAGAGGACCTAAATGAGGTGATCAAAGCACTTGATCTATCAGAAACCAGAAAGAATCGAAATAGCAGCTATAATTGCATGATTAATTGAACCAATATATTTTATTAGATGCCATGAACTCGCAACCGTTATTCATTGATTCTAACAACGTACCGCACTGGTATGCGATATACACTCAGAGTCGTCATGAAAAAAAAATTGCCCGATTGTTAAGCGAGAAGGGACTCACAAATTATTTGCCATTAATTGAAGTCTACCATCGCTGGAGCGATCGATATCAAAAGGTGCTCACTCCGTTGTTTAGTTGTTATGTTTTTGTTTTTATGGCGCTGCGGGATCGATTCAAAGTGCTCCAAACCGATGGGGTGATCAAACTCGTCTCCTTTAATGGACAACCTGCAACCATTCCCGATCATCAAATCGATGCCATTAAACGGATCATGACAGAAAAGATGCGAATCGATCCCATCAATTGTTTCGTTACTGGCAAGAAGGTTAGAGTCCGACAAGGGCCATTAAAAGGAATAGAAGGCACGCTCGTGCATAAGAACAACAAAAATAGATTTGTTATTGCCATCGATGGAATACGGCAGGCACTTTCGATAGAAATAGATTATCGTGATTTAGAAATCTTGAGAGAGGGGTAAATCGTGGTTC
It encodes:
- a CDS encoding response regulator → MMKTIKSSVIVSEDSKVATQLTDILLKHDYTVTIEKSILKFICNILDKEINLLILDMDVPKTFNLDSIEIIRKIRPRLPIIVVMADTSLDALKTMVQKGVFYTAIKPVQSEDLNEVIKALDLSETRKNRNSSYNCMIN
- a CDS encoding UpxY family transcription antiterminator, yielding MNQYILLDAMNSQPLFIDSNNVPHWYAIYTQSRHEKKIARLLSEKGLTNYLPLIEVYHRWSDRYQKVLTPLFSCYVFVFMALRDRFKVLQTDGVIKLVSFNGQPATIPDHQIDAIKRIMTEKMRIDPINCFVTGKKVRVRQGPLKGIEGTLVHKNNKNRFVIAIDGIRQALSIEIDYRDLEILREG